From Actinopolyspora lacussalsi, a single genomic window includes:
- a CDS encoding putative DNA-binding transcriptional regulator YafY (product_source=COG2378; cath_funfam=1.10.10.10; cog=COG2378; pfam=PF08279,PF13280; superfamily=46785), translating to MSASDGRLEDVEPEQVRADPPTRVLRLLALLQSRREWSGAELAERLGVTGRTVRRDIDRLRALDYPVVGTTGTAGGYRLAPGDSFPPLVLTDDEAVAVAVGLVRASGSAVTGISESSMRALAKLERMLPARLRPRLAALTETSTAVERGERPPVDVSVMAVLAGCARDREIVSFDYQDRHDTPSARRVEPHSLVTVHGLWYLLAYDPDRADWRTFRVDRIERPTRTHRSCPPRRLPAPDVASYLKSSFATASYRYTARMVVRLPAETVRAGVFGPIPGEIREDGAERCVVRLSAESPELVTQYVAVIAGLDGEFTLDTCEEIASRLRRLGNRFAA from the coding sequence GTGTCCGCGAGCGACGGCAGACTGGAAGACGTGGAACCGGAACAGGTGCGCGCTGACCCACCGACACGCGTGCTGCGATTGCTCGCGCTGCTGCAGAGCAGGCGGGAGTGGTCCGGTGCCGAGCTCGCCGAGCGGCTCGGGGTCACCGGCCGGACCGTGCGTCGCGACATCGACCGGCTGCGCGCCCTCGACTACCCGGTTGTCGGCACGACCGGCACCGCCGGTGGTTACCGGCTCGCTCCGGGCGACTCCTTCCCACCGCTGGTGCTGACCGACGACGAGGCCGTCGCCGTCGCGGTGGGACTCGTGCGGGCGAGTGGCAGCGCCGTCACGGGTATCTCGGAGAGCTCGATGCGTGCGCTGGCCAAACTCGAACGGATGCTGCCCGCCAGGTTGCGCCCCCGGCTGGCGGCGCTGACCGAAACGAGCACCGCGGTCGAACGCGGCGAGCGGCCTCCGGTGGATGTGAGCGTGATGGCGGTGTTGGCCGGTTGCGCCCGGGACCGGGAGATCGTCTCCTTCGACTACCAGGACCGCCACGACACGCCGAGCGCTCGACGCGTCGAACCGCACAGCCTGGTCACCGTGCACGGGCTCTGGTACTTGCTCGCCTACGACCCCGACCGCGCCGACTGGCGCACCTTCCGGGTGGATCGCATCGAGCGGCCCACCCGCACGCATCGGTCCTGTCCCCCGCGTCGGTTGCCCGCGCCGGACGTGGCGAGCTATCTGAAGAGCTCGTTCGCGACCGCCTCCTACCGCTACACCGCGCGGATGGTCGTGCGATTACCAGCCGAGACCGTGCGAGCCGGGGTGTTCGGGCCGATCCCCGGCGAGATCAGGGAGGACGGCGCGGAGCGGTGCGTGGTGCGGCTCAGCGCCGAGTCGCCGGAGCTGGTCACGCAGTACGTCGCGGTGATCGCCGGGCTGGATGGTGAGTTCACCCTGGACACCTGCGAGGAGATCGCGAGTCGGCTGCGCAGGCTGGGGAACCGGTTCGCGGCGTAG
- a CDS encoding DNA-binding NarL/FixJ family response regulator (product_source=COG2197; cath_funfam=1.10.10.10,3.40.50.2300; cog=COG2197; pfam=PF00072,PF00196; smart=SM00421,SM00448; superfamily=46894,52172) yields MSVRVMLLEDEALVRGGIRMILESDPDIEVVAEDDDGANAVDLVARHRPDVVLTDIQMPTVGGLEVTERITTLAEAPAVAVLTTFDLDEYVYSALRNGAAGFLLKDTPPRELAGAVHVVARGEAMLSPRITTKLLATFSRGTAAASAKSGMDTLTAREREVAVAVAQGMSNSETANHLHMSLSTVKVHLGQIMAKLEATNRTQVAIIAHDAGLA; encoded by the coding sequence TTGAGCGTCAGGGTGATGCTCCTCGAGGACGAGGCGCTGGTGCGCGGCGGGATCAGGATGATCCTGGAGTCCGATCCGGACATCGAGGTCGTCGCCGAGGACGACGACGGGGCGAACGCCGTGGATCTGGTGGCCCGGCACCGCCCCGACGTGGTACTCACCGACATTCAGATGCCCACCGTCGGCGGCCTGGAGGTCACCGAACGGATCACCACGCTTGCCGAAGCGCCCGCCGTGGCCGTGCTGACCACGTTCGACCTGGACGAGTACGTGTACTCGGCGCTGCGCAACGGCGCGGCCGGATTCCTGCTCAAGGACACCCCGCCGCGTGAGCTGGCCGGTGCCGTGCACGTGGTCGCGCGGGGCGAGGCGATGCTCTCGCCACGCATCACCACCAAACTGCTGGCGACCTTCTCGCGGGGGACCGCGGCGGCGAGCGCCAAGTCCGGCATGGACACGCTGACCGCTCGCGAGCGGGAGGTGGCCGTGGCTGTTGCCCAGGGGATGAGCAACTCCGAAACGGCCAACCACCTGCACATGAGCCTGTCCACCGTTAAGGTCCATCTCGGACAGATCATGGCCAAGCTCGAAGCGACCAACCGGACGCAGGTGGCCATCATCGCCCACGACGCCGGCCTCGCATAG
- a CDS encoding (E)-4-hydroxy-3-methylbut-2-enyl-diphosphate synthase (product_source=KO:K03526; cog=COG0821; ko=KO:K03526; pfam=PF04551; superfamily=51717,56014; tigrfam=TIGR00612), which translates to MTQVALGMPTTPPPVLSERRETRQLRLGPVGVGSDHPVSVQTMTTTNTTDINGTLQQIAELTASGCDIVRVACPTSDDAEALPVIARKSQIPVIADIHFQPKYVFAAIEAGCAGVRVNPGNIRKFDDQVKEISRAAKDTGTPIRIGVNAGSLDPRMMEKYGKAVPEALAESALWEAGLFAEHDFHDVKISVKHNDPVVMVRAYEILAERCDYPLHLGVTEAGPAFQGTIKSAVAFGSLLRQGIGDTIRVSLSAPPVEEIKVGTQILQSLNLRPRKLEIVSCPSCGRAQVDVYKLADEVTAGLEGMEVPLRVAVMGCVVNGPGEAREADLGVASGNGKGQIFVKGEVIKTVPESQIVETLIEEAGRLAEDSEESGEPVVSVS; encoded by the coding sequence TTGACACAGGTGGCGCTCGGCATGCCGACAACTCCCCCGCCAGTGCTGTCCGAACGTCGCGAAACCCGCCAGCTGCGGCTGGGCCCCGTCGGTGTTGGTAGTGATCATCCGGTTTCGGTGCAGACGATGACGACGACGAACACCACCGATATCAACGGGACGTTGCAGCAGATCGCGGAGTTGACCGCGTCGGGGTGTGACATCGTGCGTGTGGCGTGTCCGACCTCTGATGATGCCGAGGCGTTGCCGGTCATCGCGCGGAAGTCGCAGATTCCGGTGATCGCTGATATTCATTTCCAGCCGAAGTACGTGTTCGCGGCGATCGAGGCGGGCTGTGCGGGGGTTCGGGTCAATCCGGGCAACATCCGCAAGTTCGATGATCAGGTCAAGGAGATCTCCCGGGCGGCCAAGGACACCGGCACGCCGATCCGTATCGGGGTCAACGCGGGTTCGCTGGATCCGCGCATGATGGAGAAGTACGGCAAGGCCGTGCCCGAGGCGCTGGCGGAGTCGGCGTTGTGGGAGGCCGGGTTGTTCGCCGAGCACGATTTTCACGACGTCAAGATCTCGGTCAAGCACAACGATCCGGTGGTGATGGTGCGGGCTTATGAGATCCTCGCCGAGCGGTGTGACTACCCGTTGCATCTGGGGGTGACCGAGGCGGGTCCGGCTTTTCAGGGCACGATCAAGTCGGCGGTGGCTTTCGGTTCGCTGCTGCGGCAGGGCATCGGGGACACGATCCGTGTGTCGTTGTCGGCCCCGCCGGTGGAGGAGATCAAGGTGGGTACCCAGATTCTGCAGTCGTTGAATCTGCGGCCGCGCAAGTTGGAGATCGTGTCCTGCCCGTCGTGTGGGCGGGCGCAGGTCGATGTTTACAAGCTCGCCGACGAGGTCACCGCCGGCCTGGAGGGCATGGAGGTGCCGCTGCGGGTGGCGGTGATGGGTTGCGTGGTCAACGGGCCGGGCGAGGCCCGCGAGGCCGATCTCGGGGTGGCCTCGGGTAACGGCAAGGGGCAGATCTTCGTCAAGGGCGAGGTGATCAAGACCGTGCCCGAGAGCCAGATCGTGGAAACCCTCATCGAAGAAGCCGGACGCCTGGCGGAGGACAGCGAGGAGTCGGGCGAACCGGTCGTCAGCGTTTCCTGA
- a CDS encoding hypothetical protein (product_source=Hypo-rule applied; pfam=PF04672; superfamily=53335): MREHDETGTDADSEAGGLDPYTPNIARMYDYFLGGSANFVADREAAEQLLRAFPGNQEWTHINRAFLGRAVRVCAEAGIDQFLDLGSGIPTKGNVHEIAQQVNPAARVAYVDIETIAANHARQLLADDPLSSMTQADITDPQAVLNAPGVAELLDFDRPIAVLAVAILDILDLDDPAALMARYRDACVPGSALAISNSAMLDISEEEVGGAQEVFETTTTPTLRTRDHGEVLEMFAGYELLDPGVVPSAQWRPDEPVSEEYAARSNAYAGVGILR, encoded by the coding sequence ATGCGCGAACACGACGAGACTGGTACGGATGCGGACTCGGAAGCGGGTGGACTCGACCCGTACACCCCGAACATCGCCCGCATGTACGACTACTTCCTGGGCGGCTCGGCGAACTTCGTCGCCGACCGCGAGGCGGCCGAACAACTGCTGCGGGCGTTTCCGGGCAACCAGGAGTGGACCCACATCAACCGGGCCTTCCTGGGCCGCGCCGTCCGCGTCTGCGCCGAGGCGGGGATCGACCAGTTCCTCGATCTGGGCTCCGGCATTCCCACCAAGGGGAACGTGCACGAGATCGCCCAGCAGGTGAACCCGGCCGCACGGGTGGCCTACGTCGACATCGAGACCATCGCGGCCAACCACGCCCGGCAGCTGCTGGCCGACGATCCGCTCTCCAGCATGACGCAGGCCGACATCACCGACCCGCAGGCCGTGCTGAACGCTCCCGGCGTGGCCGAACTGCTGGACTTCGACCGGCCGATCGCGGTACTCGCCGTGGCGATCCTGGACATCCTCGACCTCGATGATCCGGCGGCGCTGATGGCGCGGTACCGGGATGCCTGCGTGCCGGGCAGCGCGCTCGCGATCTCGAACTCCGCGATGCTGGACATCTCGGAGGAGGAGGTCGGCGGGGCGCAGGAGGTCTTCGAGACCACCACCACACCCACGCTGCGGACCCGGGACCACGGGGAGGTCCTGGAGATGTTCGCGGGGTACGAACTGCTCGACCCCGGCGTGGTCCCCAGCGCGCAGTGGCGCCCGGACGAGCCGGTGTCCGAGGAGTACGCCGCGCGCAGCAACGCCTACGCCGGGGTCGGCATACTGCGGTGA
- a CDS encoding signal transduction histidine kinase (product_source=COG4585; cath_funfam=3.30.565.10; cog=COG4585; pfam=PF07730; smart=SM00387; superfamily=161093,55874; transmembrane_helix_parts=Inside_1_40,TMhelix_41_58,Outside_59_67,TMhelix_68_90,Inside_91_96,TMhelix_97_114,Outside_115_133,TMhelix_134_156,Inside_157_398), producing MRFFRDRRRWLSWWDGKLRSLVFDLFVVALLLGEVSTGNEPSGILLVLGYVVCLPFAVRRRFPWGPVLGSVAMLFTLSNSLAPMIASYTMARRKGPGVQLWAAIGVMLAVQVAWTYESMAPGFWTYESMDPGFWLILLLFPPAAVGVPTLLGLWFFQRGMLLVTLRERAEQAERERDLLAERAVAAERRRIAREMHDVVAHRVSVVSLQAGALTMSAPDERTGEVAETIRRTSATALTELRGMLRVLRDDGQDDAGQHHGELAEEPTVGSIRQLVDEAVGTGSNITLDLPEQLPETSGSVGRAAYRVVQEALTNAAKHAPHAAVRIEVATEDGQLVVTVFNQLRRDPDNGTPPGSGYGLIGMRERVTLAGGTLRTGHTEDGGYRVRAVFPIHTDEVTT from the coding sequence GTGCGTTTCTTCCGCGACCGCAGGAGATGGTTGTCCTGGTGGGACGGCAAACTCCGCTCACTGGTGTTCGATCTGTTCGTGGTAGCTCTGCTACTCGGAGAGGTTTCCACGGGCAACGAACCCTCGGGGATCCTGCTGGTGCTGGGCTACGTCGTGTGCCTGCCCTTCGCGGTACGCAGACGGTTCCCCTGGGGGCCGGTTCTCGGATCCGTGGCCATGCTGTTCACCCTCTCCAACAGCCTCGCCCCGATGATCGCGTCCTACACCATGGCGCGCAGAAAGGGTCCCGGCGTACAACTGTGGGCCGCGATCGGTGTGATGCTCGCCGTGCAGGTGGCGTGGACCTACGAGTCCATGGCCCCCGGTTTCTGGACCTACGAGTCCATGGACCCCGGTTTCTGGTTGATCCTCCTCTTGTTCCCGCCCGCGGCCGTGGGAGTGCCGACCCTGCTGGGCCTGTGGTTCTTCCAGCGCGGGATGCTGCTGGTGACGCTGCGGGAACGAGCCGAACAGGCAGAACGTGAACGCGACCTGCTGGCCGAGCGGGCGGTGGCGGCCGAACGGCGGCGCATCGCCCGCGAGATGCACGACGTGGTGGCCCACCGCGTCAGCGTGGTTTCGCTGCAGGCCGGTGCGCTGACGATGTCGGCACCGGACGAGCGCACCGGCGAAGTGGCCGAGACGATCCGTCGAACGAGTGCCACGGCGCTGACCGAACTGCGCGGCATGCTGCGGGTGCTGCGCGACGACGGGCAGGACGACGCCGGGCAGCACCACGGCGAACTCGCCGAGGAACCCACAGTGGGCAGTATCCGGCAGCTGGTCGACGAAGCCGTCGGGACGGGTTCGAACATAACCCTGGACCTGCCCGAGCAGCTCCCCGAGACGTCCGGCTCCGTCGGTCGTGCCGCGTACCGCGTGGTCCAGGAGGCACTGACGAACGCGGCCAAGCACGCGCCGCACGCCGCCGTACGGATCGAAGTGGCCACGGAGGACGGGCAGCTCGTGGTCACGGTGTTCAACCAGCTCCGCCGTGACCCGGACAACGGGACGCCGCCGGGCTCCGGCTACGGGCTGATCGGGATGCGGGAGCGCGTCACGCTGGCGGGTGGAACACTGCGCACCGGGCACACCGAGGACGGGGGCTACCGTGTGCGGGCGGTCTTTCCCATCCACACCGACGAGGTGACGACTTGA
- a CDS encoding DNA-binding transcriptional MerR regulator (product_source=COG0789; cath_funfam=1.10.1660.10; cog=COG0789; pfam=PF13411; smart=SM00422; superfamily=46955): MEQNRPGAEEKFDDEDYPAYTMGRAAEMLEVTQPFLRSLEEAGLIAPQRSGGGHRRYSRRQLRRATRARELVDQGTPVTAACRIISLEDQLAEYTDRPESGAQG; encoded by the coding sequence GTGGAGCAAAATCGGCCTGGAGCCGAGGAGAAGTTCGACGACGAGGACTATCCCGCCTACACCATGGGGCGGGCCGCGGAGATGCTGGAGGTTACCCAGCCGTTCCTGCGGTCCTTGGAGGAGGCGGGGTTGATCGCCCCGCAGCGCTCCGGCGGGGGACATCGCCGCTACTCCCGCCGCCAGCTGCGGCGGGCCACCCGCGCCCGCGAGCTCGTCGACCAGGGCACCCCGGTGACGGCGGCCTGCCGGATCATCAGCCTCGAGGACCAGCTCGCCGAGTACACCGATCGGCCGGAGTCGGGCGCGCAGGGTTAG
- a CDS encoding putative membrane protein YeiB (product_source=COG2311; cog=COG2311; pfam=PF04235,PF07786; superfamily=51905,81423; transmembrane_helix_parts=Outside_1_23,TMhelix_24_46,Inside_47_57,TMhelix_58_77,Outside_78_81,TMhelix_82_104,Inside_105_108,TMhelix_109_131,Outside_132_157,TMhelix_158_180,Inside_181_191,TMhelix_192_214,Outside_215_258,TMhelix_259_281,Inside_282_287,TMhelix_288_310,Outside_311_324,TMhelix_325_344,Inside_345_382), which yields MARGLAVLGMFAAHTVPSGWLHTLVSGRSAAMFAVLAGVSIALLSGGTEPHTGRRRTASAVRIAARAVLLFVLGLVLTSMQVPAMVILAFYGVLFLLAIPLLPLRATSLAVSAAVLAVVTPLVSFLVRSNMPSPKRLGYTPDLADFTSLEGVAEAFRAIVLTGAYPVLTWIPFLLAGMALGRLEPRGFRGRLVAIGAGLALLGYGVSWLALYVFGGFERIVGIYQGKFPPRVVEELLASNLGTVPTRDPAYLLTAGAHSGTPFEIIGATGVALAVIGLCLFAERSRTVLFPLAAVGALALTCYAGHLLVLRALGPERLAPLMGEHPHALWLLLVTGALLCAALWRRFLGRGPLEWTLHHLTAALGKLIVRGNPTSAENSTSE from the coding sequence ATGGCTCGCGGACTGGCCGTGCTGGGGATGTTCGCCGCGCACACCGTGCCGTCCGGCTGGCTGCACACGCTGGTGTCCGGACGTTCCGCGGCGATGTTCGCCGTACTGGCGGGTGTGTCGATCGCGCTGCTCAGCGGCGGCACCGAACCGCACACCGGGCGGCGGAGAACCGCCTCGGCCGTGCGTATCGCGGCACGGGCCGTGCTGCTGTTCGTGCTCGGCCTGGTGCTGACCAGCATGCAGGTACCCGCCATGGTCATTCTGGCCTTCTACGGTGTGCTGTTCCTGCTCGCGATCCCGCTGCTGCCGCTACGGGCCACCTCGCTGGCGGTGTCGGCGGCGGTCCTCGCCGTGGTGACCCCGTTGGTGTCGTTCCTCGTTCGGAGCAACATGCCCTCCCCGAAGCGACTCGGCTACACACCTGACCTCGCCGACTTCACCTCACTCGAAGGGGTGGCGGAAGCCTTCCGGGCCATCGTGCTCACCGGTGCTTATCCAGTGTTGACCTGGATCCCGTTCCTGCTGGCGGGTATGGCGCTGGGCCGTCTCGAACCGCGCGGGTTCCGGGGACGACTGGTGGCGATCGGAGCGGGACTGGCCCTGCTCGGCTACGGCGTCTCGTGGCTGGCCCTGTACGTCTTCGGCGGGTTCGAGCGGATCGTAGGGATTTACCAGGGGAAGTTCCCGCCGCGAGTGGTCGAGGAACTGCTGGCCTCGAACCTGGGAACGGTCCCCACGCGGGATCCGGCCTACCTGCTCACGGCCGGGGCGCACAGCGGAACTCCCTTCGAGATCATCGGCGCCACCGGGGTCGCTCTCGCCGTGATCGGGCTGTGCCTGTTCGCCGAGCGGTCGCGCACCGTGCTCTTCCCGCTCGCCGCGGTCGGGGCGCTGGCACTGACCTGCTACGCGGGGCACCTGCTCGTGCTGCGGGCTCTCGGACCGGAGCGGCTCGCGCCGCTGATGGGCGAACACCCCCACGCGTTGTGGCTGCTGCTGGTCACCGGCGCGCTGCTGTGCGCCGCGCTCTGGCGCCGGTTCCTGGGGCGCGGTCCGCTGGAATGGACGCTGCACCACCTCACCGCCGCGCTCGGGAAGCTGATCGTGCGGGGAAACCCGACAAGTGCGGAAAACTCCACATCCGAATAG
- a CDS encoding hypothetical protein (product_source=Hypo-rule applied; transmembrane_helix_parts=Inside_1_6,TMhelix_7_29,Outside_30_38,TMhelix_39_59,Inside_60_76) — MSRVPSKVLALCSGSGSLTVLSLLLTALAGRDSLLPNPVIWSLVVAGAILLGLGLVELLRRVRRGGGARCGRSARM; from the coding sequence ATGTCCCGTGTACCTTCGAAGGTCCTCGCGCTCTGTTCGGGTTCGGGCTCGCTCACCGTGCTGTCGCTGCTGCTGACCGCCTTGGCCGGGAGAGATTCCCTACTGCCGAATCCAGTGATTTGGAGTCTGGTGGTCGCGGGAGCGATTCTCCTGGGACTCGGGCTCGTCGAATTGCTCCGGCGCGTGAGAAGAGGTGGGGGCGCTCGATGCGGGCGCTCCGCGAGGATGTGA
- a CDS encoding CspA family cold shock protein (product_source=KO:K03704; cath_funfam=2.40.50.140; cog=COG1278; ko=KO:K03704; pfam=PF00313; smart=SM00357; superfamily=50249), with protein sequence MTNGTVKWFNSEKGFGFIAPNEGGQDVFVHYSAIDASGFRTLEEDQQVTYDVSQGPKGLQADLVRAV encoded by the coding sequence ATGACTAACGGAACAGTGAAGTGGTTCAACTCGGAAAAGGGCTTCGGCTTCATCGCCCCGAACGAGGGCGGCCAGGACGTGTTCGTGCACTACTCGGCGATTGATGCCTCCGGCTTCCGTACTCTCGAAGAGGACCAGCAGGTCACCTACGACGTCAGCCAGGGCCCCAAGGGGCTGCAGGCCGACCTCGTGCGGGCGGTCTGA
- a CDS encoding hypothetical protein (product_source=Hypo-rule applied), which yields MLLHSEVPIRHEMSSGSDLVRAAVSNPFAPYAPEQFDEHGRDDPRSHDGRPHRTNPGDKESRLEVALSSSDSTMSEPDTEQSARIFV from the coding sequence ATGCTGCTCCACTCGGAGGTTCCAATCCGGCACGAGATGTCGTCGGGATCCGATCTAGTTCGGGCTGCCGTCAGTAACCCTTTCGCGCCGTACGCGCCGGAGCAGTTCGACGAGCATGGCCGCGACGACCCCCGTTCCCACGATGGCCGCCCCCATCGCACGAACCCCGGCGACAAGGAGTCTCGTCTCGAAGTGGCGCTCAGCAGCAGCGACAGCACGATGAGCGAGCCCGATACCGAACAGAGCGCGAGGATCTTCGTCTGA